A genomic segment from Chitinophaga flava encodes:
- a CDS encoding TonB-dependent receptor, producing MGFRKLLFTLSLLLTTILTYAQVTTSSMIGVVTDAKGEGLIGATVKAIHTPSGTVYGTTTRNGGEFTLPNMRVGGPYKVEVSFISYGTETYTNIFLQLGTPQRLSVKLTEGTTSLKEVSITATKNVAQGNGGTALNIGRSQIDNIPTVNRSVQDFVKLSPQANVSVRGSDGAPLGISFGGQSNKYNQFAVDGANANDVFGLSASGTNGGQAGANPISIETIDQLQIVLNPYDVKQSGFTGGGINAITKSGTNDFHGSAYFFLQNKGMVGKSPDTAHTKYGDFSSKVYGLSIGGPIIKNKLFFYANAERTTRNNPVDFNPGAGANTVTVDELSRIYNFVKNKYGVDLGGFTDQTREKSATTLFGRIDWNINSVHKLTIRHNYLDANDQNTSRGPSTAAFFNNYYSFPSKSNSSVVELNSNFSNKLSNELRVGYNNVKDRRSYLGQPFPTVVINDNGRVINLGSEFSSTANALDQSIWTFTDNLTMYKGKHTITVGANAELYKIKNTFIQGAFGSYTYDSINGFLNGLKPRQYQINYTTADSTLREGIGFKAAQIGFYAQDEWNIRRNFTLTAGVRVDFPIFPTTPPDNVAFNKDPNFAGYPTTNIPKSRLLVAPRVGFNWDVTSDGKTIIRGGAGIFTGRVPFVWISNQYNTSGNVYTNISLANAAVPNGLTFQFDPNSPFYGQYSATMLANMGANVTPKGSNINLTDKNFKFPQMFKTNLAVERQLPWGMKAVIEGNFTKTLNNAVWNNLNIIPTGDSVALGGGLKRPTFKQKTGAWGNQILLLQNTSEGYAYNISGELTKVTNNGLFMKVGYSYGDSYSLTDGTSSTAGSNWRFNPNVNGLNNLDVARSNYSMGHRVLAVVAKTFKYGKEKNFATTVSLFYNGQSGTPYTWVYFNTVDPTGDDLVSSGNNDLIYIPTATEVSAMKFDLIKQTNAAGAVTYQRTEAQQREDLERLISNDSYLSKHRGENAKKNASRTPFEHVFDFKLAQVLPIWKNHKVEITFDILNVGNLLNSDWGRTYFITNQVATPLTYRKFDAATGTSTFQYDARRVVNGDGKETPYFINNFTSRWRGQLGVRYSF from the coding sequence ATGGGATTTAGAAAATTACTTTTTACATTATCCTTATTACTCACAACGATCTTGACCTATGCACAGGTAACGACCAGTAGCATGATCGGTGTTGTAACTGATGCTAAAGGCGAAGGCCTGATCGGTGCAACAGTAAAAGCTATTCACACGCCCTCCGGTACTGTTTACGGAACTACTACCCGTAATGGTGGCGAATTCACCCTTCCGAACATGCGTGTGGGCGGCCCTTACAAAGTGGAAGTGTCTTTTATCAGCTATGGCACCGAAACCTACACCAACATCTTCCTTCAGCTGGGTACTCCGCAAAGATTGAGTGTAAAACTGACTGAAGGCACTACCAGCCTGAAAGAAGTAAGTATTACTGCTACTAAAAACGTAGCTCAGGGTAATGGTGGTACTGCGCTGAATATCGGCCGTAGTCAAATTGACAATATCCCTACTGTTAACAGAAGTGTTCAGGATTTCGTTAAACTGAGCCCTCAGGCAAACGTTTCTGTAAGAGGTAGCGATGGTGCTCCGCTGGGTATCTCCTTCGGTGGCCAGAGCAACAAATACAACCAGTTTGCTGTGGATGGTGCCAATGCCAACGACGTGTTTGGTTTGTCTGCTTCCGGTACCAACGGTGGCCAGGCTGGTGCAAATCCAATCTCCATCGAAACTATCGATCAGTTACAGATCGTTTTAAACCCGTATGATGTTAAGCAGAGTGGCTTTACAGGTGGTGGTATTAACGCCATTACCAAATCCGGTACCAACGATTTCCACGGTTCCGCTTACTTCTTCCTGCAGAACAAAGGCATGGTAGGTAAATCTCCCGACACTGCCCATACTAAATATGGTGATTTCAGCAGCAAAGTATATGGTCTCAGCATTGGTGGCCCGATCATCAAAAACAAACTGTTCTTCTATGCCAACGCGGAAAGAACTACCAGAAACAACCCGGTTGACTTCAACCCTGGCGCTGGTGCAAATACCGTAACTGTAGACGAACTGAGCAGAATCTACAACTTCGTTAAAAACAAATATGGTGTAGACCTGGGCGGCTTTACCGACCAGACCCGCGAAAAATCCGCTACCACCCTCTTTGGTCGTATCGACTGGAACATCAATAGTGTTCACAAACTGACCATCCGTCACAACTACCTGGACGCGAACGATCAGAACACCAGCCGTGGTCCAAGTACTGCTGCTTTCTTCAATAACTATTACTCCTTCCCTTCCAAAAGCAATTCCAGCGTTGTTGAGTTGAACTCCAACTTCTCCAACAAACTGAGCAACGAGCTGAGGGTAGGTTACAATAACGTAAAAGACAGAAGATCTTACCTGGGACAGCCTTTCCCAACCGTTGTTATCAACGATAACGGCCGTGTGATCAACCTGGGTAGTGAATTCTCTTCCACTGCCAACGCACTGGACCAGAGCATCTGGACTTTCACCGATAACCTGACCATGTACAAAGGCAAACACACCATCACTGTAGGTGCTAACGCTGAACTGTACAAAATCAAAAACACCTTTATCCAGGGCGCCTTCGGTTCCTACACCTACGATTCCATCAATGGATTCCTGAATGGTCTGAAACCAAGACAATACCAGATCAACTACACCACTGCCGACTCTACCCTCAGAGAAGGTATCGGTTTCAAAGCTGCTCAGATCGGCTTCTACGCACAGGACGAATGGAATATCCGCAGAAACTTTACCCTGACTGCAGGTGTAAGAGTTGACTTCCCGATCTTCCCAACTACTCCTCCTGATAACGTTGCCTTTAATAAAGATCCTAACTTCGCAGGATACCCTACTACCAATATTCCTAAATCAAGATTACTGGTGGCTCCCCGTGTTGGCTTCAACTGGGACGTGACCAGCGATGGTAAAACCATCATCCGTGGTGGTGCAGGTATCTTCACCGGTCGTGTTCCGTTCGTGTGGATCTCCAACCAGTACAACACTTCCGGTAACGTTTACACCAATATCTCCCTGGCCAACGCTGCTGTTCCAAACGGTCTTACTTTCCAGTTCGATCCAAACAGTCCGTTCTACGGTCAGTACTCAGCTACCATGCTGGCAAATATGGGTGCTAACGTAACTCCTAAAGGTTCCAACATTAACCTGACTGATAAGAACTTCAAATTCCCGCAGATGTTCAAAACAAACCTGGCAGTTGAAAGACAATTACCATGGGGCATGAAAGCGGTGATTGAAGGTAACTTTACCAAAACCCTCAACAATGCCGTTTGGAACAACCTGAACATCATTCCTACCGGCGACAGCGTTGCACTGGGTGGTGGTTTAAAACGTCCGACCTTCAAACAAAAAACCGGTGCATGGGGTAACCAGATCCTGCTGCTGCAGAACACCAGCGAAGGTTATGCCTATAACATCTCCGGTGAGTTGACCAAAGTAACCAACAACGGTCTCTTCATGAAAGTTGGTTATTCCTATGGCGATTCTTACTCTCTGACTGACGGTACTTCTTCTACTGCCGGTTCCAACTGGAGATTCAATCCTAACGTTAACGGCCTGAACAACCTGGACGTTGCCCGCTCTAACTACAGCATGGGCCACCGTGTACTGGCTGTTGTCGCTAAAACCTTCAAATACGGTAAAGAAAAGAACTTCGCTACTACTGTCAGCCTGTTCTACAACGGTCAGTCCGGTACTCCTTACACATGGGTATACTTCAACACTGTTGATCCTACCGGTGATGACCTGGTTTCCAGCGGTAACAACGACCTGATCTACATTCCTACTGCTACTGAAGTTTCAGCGATGAAGTTTGACCTGATCAAACAAACCAACGCTGCTGGTGCCGTAACTTACCAGCGTACAGAAGCTCAGCAGAGAGAAGATCTGGAACGTCTGATCAGCAACGACAGCTACCTGAGCAAACACCGCGGTGAAAACGCTAAGAAAAACGCTAGCCGCACTCCGTTTGAACACGTATTCGACTTCAAACTGGCACAGGTACTGCCTATCTGGAAAAATCACAAAGTTGAAATTACCTTCGATATCCTGAACGTAGGTAACCTGCTGAACAGCGATTGGGGCAGAACTTACTTCATCACTAACCAGGTGGCTACACCACTCACCTACAGGAAATTTGATGCCGCTACCGGTACTTCTACTTTCCAATATGACGCCAGAAGGGTTGTAAACGGTGACGGTAAAGAAACTCCTTACTTCATCAACAACTTCACTTCCCGTTGGAGAGGTCAGCTGGGTGTTCGTTACAGCTTCTAA
- a CDS encoding carboxylate-amine ligase, translating into MFRAFTLGIEEEYMVMDPSTRELRSHEQKIVEQAHKVIRDQVKAEFHQAVVEVGTQICANIQEAREDVALLRRTITQIAGDLGFSIGASGTHPFSKWEKQLITDHPRYFEIVNEMQDAARSNLIFGLHVHVGMENREMAIHIANSVRYFLPHIFALSTNSPFWEGRNTGFKSFRTKVFDKFPRTGIPDYFSSIEEYDNYIKLLVKTNCIDNAKKVWWDLRVHPFFNTVEFRICDVPMTVDDTITLAGLFQAVCAKIYKLRMQNLNFILYNRALINENKWRASRYGIDGNLIDFGKEMEVNTRSLIYELLDFIDDVVDDLGSREVINATGRILENGTGADRQLKIFEQTNDLVAVTDYIHGQFLKNC; encoded by the coding sequence ATGTTCAGGGCCTTTACGCTGGGTATAGAAGAAGAATATATGGTGATGGACCCCAGTACCCGGGAACTCCGGTCCCATGAGCAAAAAATTGTGGAGCAGGCCCATAAGGTAATACGGGACCAGGTAAAAGCAGAGTTTCACCAGGCCGTAGTGGAAGTGGGCACACAGATATGTGCCAATATACAGGAAGCGCGGGAAGATGTGGCCCTGTTGCGTCGCACCATTACTCAGATAGCCGGCGACCTGGGCTTCAGCATAGGCGCCTCCGGTACCCACCCTTTCAGCAAATGGGAAAAACAGCTGATCACCGACCATCCCCGTTATTTTGAGATCGTCAATGAAATGCAGGATGCAGCAAGGTCTAATCTGATCTTCGGACTGCATGTGCACGTAGGCATGGAAAACCGGGAGATGGCCATACATATCGCCAATTCTGTCCGTTATTTTCTGCCGCATATTTTTGCACTGAGTACCAACTCTCCTTTCTGGGAAGGCCGTAATACCGGCTTCAAATCCTTTCGTACCAAGGTTTTCGATAAATTCCCCCGTACCGGCATACCCGATTATTTTAGCAGCATAGAAGAATATGACAACTATATCAAGCTGCTGGTAAAAACCAATTGTATCGACAATGCCAAAAAAGTATGGTGGGATCTGCGTGTACATCCTTTCTTCAATACTGTGGAGTTCCGCATCTGCGATGTACCGATGACGGTAGATGATACCATCACGCTGGCAGGACTGTTTCAGGCAGTATGTGCCAAGATCTACAAGCTGCGTATGCAGAACCTGAACTTCATCCTCTACAACCGCGCGCTCATCAATGAAAACAAATGGCGGGCGTCCCGTTATGGTATTGATGGCAACCTGATCGACTTTGGAAAGGAAATGGAAGTCAACACACGGTCACTCATATACGAATTACTCGATTTTATTGATGATGTAGTCGATGACCTTGGTAGCCGTGAGGTGATCAATGCTACTGGCCGCATCCTCGAAAACGGCACCGGCGCCGACAGACAGCTGAAAATATTTGAGCAAACCAACGACCTGGTGGCCGTTACAGACTACATACATGGCCAGTTTCTGAAGAACTGCTGA
- a CDS encoding type 1 glutamine amidotransferase — translation MHPIKNKWKVAVLDMYEGVPNEGMRCIREILVQYAAMHALDLQFDEFEVRLQQQVPDTSYDIYISTGGPGSPVDSEGSAWEQKYFSLIETLLEWNRTAEQKKPAFFICHSYQIMCRYYRIGNVCKRKSPAFGVFPVHKTHAGLREKVFSALPDPFYIVDSRNWQVIELNHQNLAAMGGQVLAIEKERPHVPLERATMAIRFNDHFIGTQFHPEADADGMHMYLLQEEKKKQVVDNHGMEKYNSMLEQLSDPDKIMLTHDRLITAFLDYAVYGELSDRLATIEHLEQVPAHNDDENTFF, via the coding sequence ATGCATCCAATCAAAAACAAGTGGAAGGTAGCTGTCCTGGATATGTATGAAGGTGTGCCCAACGAAGGCATGCGCTGTATCCGGGAAATACTGGTGCAATATGCAGCTATGCATGCACTGGATCTGCAATTTGATGAGTTTGAAGTAAGACTGCAGCAGCAGGTACCAGACACCTCCTATGATATTTACATCTCTACCGGTGGTCCTGGCAGCCCGGTAGACAGCGAAGGCAGTGCCTGGGAACAAAAATATTTCTCCCTCATAGAAACATTGCTTGAATGGAACCGTACCGCAGAACAGAAAAAGCCTGCCTTTTTTATCTGTCACTCCTACCAGATCATGTGCCGCTATTACAGGATCGGTAACGTCTGTAAGCGCAAATCCCCTGCCTTCGGGGTTTTCCCGGTACATAAAACCCATGCCGGCCTCCGGGAAAAAGTTTTCAGCGCCCTCCCCGATCCCTTTTATATCGTAGACAGCCGTAACTGGCAGGTGATAGAACTGAACCATCAAAACCTCGCGGCTATGGGCGGTCAGGTGCTGGCCATTGAAAAAGAAAGACCTCATGTACCGCTGGAACGCGCTACCATGGCCATCCGCTTCAATGATCATTTTATCGGCACCCAGTTCCATCCCGAAGCCGATGCAGACGGAATGCACATGTATCTTCTTCAGGAGGAAAAGAAAAAACAGGTGGTAGACAATCATGGCATGGAAAAATACAACAGCATGCTGGAACAACTCTCCGATCCGGACAAAATCATGCTCACCCACGACCGCCTGATTACCGCATTCCTCGACTATGCCGTTTATGGCGAGCTGTCAGACAGACTGGCCACTATCGAGCACCTGGAACAGGTGCCCGCTCACAACGACGACGAAAACACCTTTTTCTAA
- a CDS encoding alpha/beta hydrolase has translation MQIDHLTVHAAALQRDILLDVYYKGSSPRVLLLMNDGQDLTAWPAVFPEGLCAVGIHAGPIRRQEYGVAGIPDYQGLGSMASAYSDFVVEELLPFLQKQYPGLSEARRAFAGFSLGGLSALDIVWQHPQLFSLAGVFSGALWWRDQPLGEGYSDEHDRIMHRRVRESNYRPGLQFFFECGTNDETADRNHNGIIDSIDDTRDLILELIKKGYRVPEDIHYLEIPGGRHDMATWQLALDIFLRLPFFTAAVQVDKR, from the coding sequence ATGCAAATCGATCATCTGACGGTCCATGCGGCCGCCTTACAGCGGGACATATTGCTGGACGTGTATTACAAGGGATCATCTCCTCGTGTATTATTGCTGATGAATGACGGACAGGACCTGACTGCCTGGCCGGCTGTTTTCCCGGAAGGCCTTTGTGCAGTAGGCATACATGCCGGCCCTATTCGGCGGCAGGAGTATGGAGTGGCCGGTATCCCGGATTATCAGGGACTGGGTAGTATGGCGTCGGCCTATAGTGATTTTGTGGTAGAAGAGCTGTTGCCCTTCCTGCAAAAACAGTATCCCGGACTATCAGAAGCCAGGCGGGCATTTGCCGGCTTTTCGCTTGGAGGACTGTCTGCACTGGACATTGTATGGCAGCACCCGCAACTGTTTTCACTGGCAGGCGTGTTTTCCGGCGCACTATGGTGGCGCGACCAGCCTCTGGGCGAGGGTTACAGCGATGAACATGACCGCATCATGCACCGCCGTGTCCGGGAAAGTAACTACCGTCCGGGACTGCAATTCTTTTTTGAATGCGGCACCAACGACGAAACCGCCGACCGCAACCACAATGGTATCATCGATAGCATTGATGATACCCGGGATCTGATATTGGAATTGATCAAAAAAGGATACCGCGTACCAGAAGATATCCACTACCTGGAAATCCCGGGTGGGCGGCATGATATGGCTACCTGGCAGCTGGCCCTGGATATTTTCCTTCGCCTGCCCTTTTTTACGGCCGCCGTTCAGGTGGATAAAAGATGA
- a CDS encoding bifunctional 3,4-dihydroxy-2-butanone-4-phosphate synthase/GTP cyclohydrolase II produces the protein MLDKIEAAIEDIKNGKLVIVVDDEDRENEGDFITAARNVTPEIINFMSTHGRGLICAPLAEERCEELGLELMVRDNTALHQTPFTVSVDLLGHGCTTGISAHDRAKTVQALIDPNTWSEELGKPGHIFPLKAKTGGVLRRAGHTEATIDLARLAGFEPAGVLVEIMNEDGSMARLPQLREIANKFDLKLISIQDLIAYLLSTETLIEEGVRVQMPTKYGNFELIAFKQVNSGEIHMALKKGEWTKDEPVLVRVHSSCVTGDILHSLRCDCGEQLHAAMQMVEKEGKGLILYMNQEGRGIGLMNKLKAYKLQEEGLDTVEANIELGFKMDERDYGVGAQILRHLDITKLRLITNNPRKRAGLSGYGLEVVENVPIEIHPNPHNENYLRTKRDKLGHEILRTQD, from the coding sequence ATGTTAGATAAAATAGAAGCAGCAATAGAAGATATAAAAAACGGCAAACTGGTAATCGTAGTAGATGATGAAGACCGCGAAAATGAAGGCGACTTTATTACAGCAGCTCGCAACGTTACGCCGGAGATCATCAACTTTATGAGCACACACGGCCGTGGCCTTATATGTGCACCGCTTGCCGAAGAACGCTGTGAAGAACTGGGCCTGGAACTGATGGTCCGTGATAACACCGCTCTTCACCAAACACCTTTCACCGTATCAGTAGACCTGCTCGGTCATGGCTGTACCACCGGTATTTCCGCCCACGACAGGGCCAAAACGGTACAAGCGCTCATCGATCCGAACACCTGGTCGGAAGAACTGGGCAAACCCGGACATATCTTCCCGCTGAAAGCTAAAACCGGCGGCGTATTACGCCGTGCAGGACATACGGAAGCCACCATCGACCTGGCCCGCCTCGCAGGCTTCGAACCAGCCGGCGTACTGGTGGAAATCATGAATGAAGATGGCTCCATGGCCCGCCTGCCCCAGCTGCGGGAAATCGCCAATAAATTCGACCTGAAACTTATTTCCATACAAGACCTTATCGCCTACCTCCTCAGCACCGAAACACTCATCGAAGAAGGTGTAAGAGTTCAAATGCCTACCAAATACGGCAACTTCGAACTCATCGCCTTCAAACAGGTGAATTCCGGCGAGATCCATATGGCCCTCAAAAAAGGAGAATGGACCAAAGATGAACCCGTACTGGTACGTGTTCACTCCTCCTGTGTAACAGGCGATATCCTGCACTCCCTGCGCTGCGATTGTGGAGAACAACTGCACGCTGCCATGCAAATGGTGGAGAAAGAAGGAAAAGGCCTCATTCTTTATATGAACCAGGAAGGCCGTGGTATCGGTCTCATGAACAAACTGAAAGCCTATAAACTCCAGGAAGAAGGCCTCGATACCGTAGAAGCCAACATCGAACTCGGCTTTAAAATGGATGAACGTGATTACGGCGTAGGTGCACAAATCCTTCGTCATCTTGATATTACCAAACTTCGTCTCATCACCAACAATCCGCGCAAAAGGGCCGGCCTCAGCGGCTATGGCCTCGAAGTAGTGGAAAATGTGCCCATCGAAATACACCCGAACCCGCACAACGAAAACTACCTGCGCACTAAAAGAGACAAACTTGGCCACGAAATCCTTAGAACCCAGGACTAA
- a CDS encoding OmpA family protein, translating to MRPVSYIHVLLLLLLTASVTAQNIVPNPGFQDVNICTEYHAPCAPSGWQAVAPHISKLIYKDDNRQRFIMLTMQSRINPALRTYCQTQLLCSLKKGASYKIRLFTMSNKDQPPFTDIRFDTALIYRNSTNCLDIPPDLQLRKADVAGSNENWTILEKTFIAGKDASCIIIGNFNKQSPPIKDEHYLYLDSITITPLDGKMCPDADTVRKALYAFHKRHSIYVDIPGDGLHFLPPQSVFQRSGRCDTLLLKNDFFLPQSRNINPIYQEQLRKTMKVDRDQVHNKIFLTGYAHLSPNKKYNEIIATDRANEVARYFVYNEGFSFDDFVITGKDGYSPDGDTTELVMMVSCQPAPEITPPVIRTDTLLIPDLLFRFNSSELNVRQHVSLDSLVNRIPSGDSVTITVTGHTDDAGTSEYNQELSLRRATTVADYIRSRKPGAHITQIIGMGESMPVSDNLYAEGRRKNRRVEIVIFYPPERRP from the coding sequence TTGCGCCCTGTTTCCTATATCCACGTACTCCTGCTGCTGTTGCTCACAGCCAGTGTTACTGCACAAAATATCGTTCCTAATCCCGGTTTTCAGGATGTAAACATCTGTACAGAATATCATGCTCCCTGCGCTCCCAGCGGCTGGCAGGCCGTAGCGCCCCATATCAGCAAACTGATATACAAAGATGATAACCGGCAGCGTTTTATCATGCTCACCATGCAGAGCCGTATCAATCCCGCTCTGCGCACCTATTGCCAGACACAGCTGCTCTGTTCCCTGAAAAAAGGAGCTTCCTATAAGATCCGGCTTTTTACCATGAGCAACAAAGACCAGCCCCCGTTCACGGATATACGTTTTGATACCGCTCTCATCTACCGTAACTCCACCAATTGCCTGGATATCCCGCCAGACCTGCAATTGAGAAAGGCAGACGTAGCTGGCTCCAATGAAAACTGGACCATCCTGGAAAAAACCTTCATCGCCGGCAAAGATGCCAGTTGTATCATCATCGGCAACTTTAACAAACAATCCCCTCCCATAAAAGATGAACATTACCTTTATCTGGACAGTATTACCATCACGCCACTGGACGGAAAAATGTGTCCGGATGCAGACACGGTAAGAAAAGCATTGTATGCTTTTCACAAAAGACATTCTATTTATGTTGATATTCCCGGAGATGGCCTCCACTTCCTGCCACCACAGTCCGTTTTCCAGCGTAGTGGCCGATGCGATACCCTCCTGCTCAAAAACGACTTCTTTCTTCCCCAGAGCCGGAACATCAATCCTATCTACCAGGAGCAGCTGCGCAAAACCATGAAAGTGGACCGTGACCAGGTACACAACAAAATTTTCCTGACCGGCTATGCCCATCTCTCTCCCAATAAAAAGTATAATGAAATCATCGCCACCGACAGAGCGAATGAAGTGGCCAGGTATTTTGTATATAATGAAGGATTTAGTTTTGACGATTTTGTCATTACTGGTAAGGATGGATATTCCCCTGATGGGGATACCACAGAACTGGTGATGATGGTAAGCTGCCAGCCGGCACCAGAGATAACCCCACCGGTTATACGAACAGACACCCTCCTCATCCCCGACCTGCTTTTCCGCTTCAACAGCAGTGAGCTCAATGTGCGGCAGCATGTTTCACTGGACAGTCTCGTTAACCGGATACCTTCCGGAGATAGTGTAACCATCACCGTTACCGGCCATACAGATGATGCCGGTACCAGTGAATACAACCAGGAGCTTTCTTTACGCAGGGCTACTACCGTTGCTGATTATATCCGCTCCAGGAAGCCCGGGGCGCACATTACACAGATCATTGGCATGGGCGAGTCTATGCCGGTGTCTGACAATCTGTATGCAGAAGGGAGAAGAAAAAACAGAAGGGTGGAAATCGTCATCTTTTATCCACCTGAACGGCGGCCGTAA
- a CDS encoding esterase family protein → MTENYYKWHSPNLGKEFEMLVFGDSGYPLLLFPTSMGRYYESKDRGLIDAIRWFIDEGRVKVYCPDSIDASSWYNKNIPPAYRAYNHTCYDKLLMEEILPRMEAETGKQRIVAAGCSFGGYHAANFAFRHPASVSYLFSLSGIFDIKPRMDGYYDDQVYFNNPADFMPNNQDADLWRMGIVLGTAETDVTRPHNEHFSRILAAKNITHWLDIRPHAMHDWPVWREMLPHYLSLIK, encoded by the coding sequence GTGACAGAAAACTACTATAAATGGCATTCTCCCAACCTGGGAAAGGAATTTGAGATGCTGGTATTCGGTGACAGCGGATATCCGTTACTACTCTTCCCTACTTCCATGGGCCGCTACTATGAAAGCAAAGACCGTGGCCTGATTGATGCTATCCGCTGGTTTATCGATGAAGGCCGGGTAAAAGTATACTGCCCCGACAGTATCGATGCCAGCAGCTGGTACAATAAGAACATTCCTCCCGCCTATCGTGCGTATAATCATACCTGTTATGATAAATTACTGATGGAGGAAATTCTGCCCCGTATGGAAGCAGAAACAGGTAAACAACGTATTGTGGCCGCCGGCTGCAGTTTTGGTGGCTACCATGCCGCCAACTTCGCCTTCCGGCACCCCGCCAGCGTGTCGTACCTCTTCAGCCTCAGCGGCATCTTCGATATCAAACCCCGTATGGACGGCTATTACGATGACCAGGTGTATTTCAACAACCCGGCCGACTTTATGCCCAACAACCAAGACGCTGACCTATGGCGCATGGGCATCGTATTGGGCACCGCAGAAACAGATGTCACCCGCCCGCACAACGAACATTTCTCCCGGATACTGGCCGCCAAAAACATCACCCACTGGCTGGACATCAGGCCCCACGCCATGCACGACTGGCCCGTATGGCGGGAAATGCTGCCGCACTATCTATCACTCATCAAGTAA
- a CDS encoding ATP-grasp domain-containing protein, with amino-acid sequence MKKIGILFGQENTFPQALADRINQINPPGIFAEFVTIDKVLQGADSGYAVIIDRISQDVPFYRAFLKNAATAGCAVINNPFWWSADDKFFNNALAGKIGVNVPRTVLLPSYSLPDNTTDKSFRNLIYPFDWNTIFNYIGFPAYMKPYDGGGWKHVYQVEDKDDFFRKHSETGQLVMMLQEEIDYSQYYRCYCIGCKEVRIMAYNPKNAPHQRYQSDFKGSTALMEQITQQVLALNQYLGYDFNTVEIAVRGEVPYAIDFCNPAPDADIHSIGAEHFEWVVETSARYAIARAMAQKPGKDNLTWGQFIRHRTPKKNAAVPTATKKATSTPGKSSSEREKSAGKKINGKSVTSKKIKSKEK; translated from the coding sequence ATGAAAAAAATAGGCATTTTATTCGGACAGGAAAACACATTCCCACAGGCCCTGGCAGACAGAATAAACCAGATCAACCCTCCCGGTATCTTTGCTGAGTTTGTGACCATCGATAAAGTATTACAGGGTGCCGACAGTGGTTATGCCGTTATAATTGACCGAATCTCCCAGGATGTTCCTTTTTACCGTGCCTTCCTGAAAAATGCCGCCACCGCTGGTTGTGCCGTTATCAACAACCCATTCTGGTGGAGTGCCGACGATAAATTCTTTAACAACGCCCTTGCCGGGAAAATAGGCGTCAACGTGCCCCGCACCGTTTTACTGCCGTCGTATTCTTTGCCAGACAATACTACCGATAAGTCTTTCCGCAACCTTATCTATCCATTCGACTGGAACACCATCTTCAACTATATAGGCTTTCCTGCATACATGAAACCCTATGATGGCGGAGGATGGAAACATGTGTATCAGGTGGAAGACAAGGATGATTTTTTCCGCAAACACAGCGAAACAGGCCAGCTGGTCATGATGCTGCAGGAAGAAATTGATTACAGTCAATACTACCGCTGCTACTGCATCGGCTGTAAAGAAGTGCGTATCATGGCCTACAATCCGAAAAACGCGCCCCATCAGCGTTACCAGTCCGACTTCAAAGGCAGTACAGCGCTGATGGAACAGATCACCCAACAGGTGCTGGCACTCAATCAATATCTGGGCTACGACTTCAACACTGTAGAGATAGCTGTGCGGGGTGAAGTGCCTTATGCCATTGACTTCTGTAATCCCGCTCCTGATGCAGACATCCACTCCATCGGAGCAGAACATTTTGAATGGGTGGTGGAAACAAGCGCCCGTTACGCCATTGCGCGGGCGATGGCGCAGAAACCAGGAAAAGACAACCTTACCTGGGGACAGTTCATCCGGCATCGTACCCCGAAAAAAAACGCTGCAGTACCAACAGCCACGAAAAAAGCTACCAGTACTCCCGGAAAATCATCATCGGAAAGAGAAAAATCCGCTGGCAAAAAGATAAACGGGAAAAGTGTCACTTCAAAAAAAATCAAATCAAAAGAAAAATAA